In Setaria italica strain Yugu1 chromosome IX, Setaria_italica_v2.0, whole genome shotgun sequence, the genomic stretch GAACATATCAGTGCAAAAGGACTATGAATATATAGTTTTTGGTATGCATAAAACATTTCcctacaggaaaaaaaaacactaaaaCATAGACGGAGCATCCTCAATCTTCATATTGAGAATTGAAGTACCTTGAGCTTGAAGTTCTTGGACCCATTTCTTCGCACGAGTGAAGGAGGCCTAAAAGTAACATAATAATGATTAAGGGGACATGGTGGTGTAATTTCATTTAACAGGGGAAAGAGATAAACTGCTGAATAATTGATGAAAGATAGAATAATGTGATGCTTCTGAATTGTAGCCCCAACTAAATCATTGCATGGTGTATGAACAAACAGGGAGCATGAGTGCAACAGGGAGGTGCATAAGTGGTTGGAATATGGCCACAAAATAAGAGAGATTAATCTGCATCTAAATGCAGGTGTTGATCAGTGAATGAGCAGGCAAGATAGATGCACATCGATTAGTGCAGAGCATTGAAAGGAAAATAATATATAAGTTGTCAATTGTGCATTGTCAATGGCTTCTGGCAATAGAGCTCATCAACCACAGATAGATCATAGAAGTATAAGGCATCCCAGGCACTCCATGTGGCTTTACCACTGGTACTACTAATCACCTCCTATATTGAAAGCACAAGACTTTTTCACACTACTGAAAGGATATAAGCTAGAACTTGTCATATTCCAATAACCATTTGGATTTAATTGCTTGCAGCACCAGAATACCATGAATGCAACCATCAGGAAACTTTGCCAATTATGGTTTCATCATTAATCACTGCTCATCTCGTAAAGCACTAGCATAGGAGTTTTAACCATTTTTATAAACCAAAGAATCCATTAAACTATGAACTTTGGCGTTCGCTGGTTCCTAAATCCTAATACATCAGTCTTATATAGCACAAGTAAAACATTTGTTTTACTCACCGGATTTGTGATGTCATAGACAACtatagcagcagcagcgcccctaTAGTACATGGGGGCCAAGCTATGGTACCTCTCCTGCCCAGCAGTATCCCAGATTTCAAACTTGACAGTCTCGTCATTGACTGCCAAGGTCTGGGAGAAGAAAGCCGCTCCAATCGTCGATTCCTACAAGTAGATAGACCGAAATATGAGCGCAAAAGGCTAGTAATACGCTCTCAGTCTCAGCACAAGAATTATTTCAAATGATTCACCTGGAATTCAACAAACTGTCCTTTTACAAACCGAAAAACCAAACTAGATTTGCCAGCGCCTACATCTCCAAGAAGAACCTGTCAAATCAAAATATCGTGAAACACTGCCATTCACATGGCCAAAGATTCTTACAATGCAAAATTATATGTTTAACACATAACAGCAAGTCCCCCCACAACCTCAAGAAGCGGAATTTATTCATGGATAGGGGGCCATTTAGGACTTTGGTTACCACCAATATCGAAGGCCAAGTAAACTCATCATCCAAAGTACATTTGACAACCTCAAGCCACCAATTAGCAACTAAAAACAACAGGTACTGTTTCTCTAAGCTGACGCAGAAATTAACCAGGACCCTAGCCAGTTATCTAGAAACATAAATAGGAGAATTCGGCCAAAAAAGTATAAATTCTTAAACCTATTATCATCAACCATAAACGAAAGGACCCCATCTATTTGTCCCGTCGTAATAATCCCCAGGCAAAGAACGTATACGATCGCGACCAACCCCACGCGACTAAGCACCAACCAGCCCAATACTGGCGATCAAGATCCGGCCGGCCGGGATTCGATCTGCGGCGAAACCAAGAACGGAAATTGGAGCGCTAAGGACAGGAAATTCGCACCAGCTTGGCGTTGCGGATCTTGTTGCCGGCGTTGGCCGCCATCGAATTCGATGGCGGATTGGGGGAACCGCGGCCGGGCCTCCGACGAGATCAAATCGCACGGAAGGAACCGGGCTGGGGAATTTTCAGTTGTTTGCTTCCGCTGCTCTCGTGCTCCGCGTGTGCTATATGCTTCTCCCCTCGTTTTTTCCTTTAAGAAAAAGGTTTTCGCCAAGTTACATAATTGCCCTCAGGCTTGCTCAACCCACTGGATGACTGGAAAAGCCCAGTTGGTGATTCTGAACGCTTGGGATGGAacggaacatttttttttgagggctGGAACGGAACATATTGGGGAGGAGCCAAGTCCACATCCATATTTCGTGGCGAATATGAAACGTGATTGGATTGTTTCCAAGTTCATTTTCGAATCTGGAAAGACGTTAAGTGCGAATACGATCTTATTAGTGATCCCTTActataattactaaattattagTTAATGATGTCATTAGTAACTGCTGGCAAGTCACCGAAGGGATCATTTAGGAAGGGGCATGTTCTCCCGAACGGACACCTTCGTACCCTTTGGGCTTGTATATATGTGTAACAGTTCCCCTTCAATCAGTGAACTATTTCATTACATCATTCCAATTTTCACTTTCCAACACGTTACTCACGCATGTTGCTCTCTACTGAGCGCACAGAAGGAGATAGAGGCCAGAGGGCCTCACCATCATTGGGTAAGATGGCTTCTGGAGACTTATAATTCATTTCTCTGGACGATTGTTTCCTTGCCATTCCTCTTCATGGTGGCCGCCGATGGATTCCGGGATGGGTCCCAGGATTTGCTTCCGCAACAGAGGCGGGCACTTCTTTGCATGCCATGGCCGCCATCCTGCAGGACGCCATTGTCAACGTGGCCGCCGCTTTCGTGGTGGCTGTGGACGTTGTGGCTTCACTGGATGGGGACGTTGGTCGCCTCATCGGCGCATTCCCCGTCGTACTCCACCACAGAGCCCAGGCCAGTGGCCTGGCCCCTCACGGCCTGCACCACGCCAAGTGCTGACGGTGACGAGCAGCAGCAACTCTAGTGGCTCCTCCGAGCGTGCTCGAACTACAACGCCGGCCTCGTCCTCATCGGACATGGCTCATCCCCGGCGATGACTCGACTCCCGACGCCTATACCACCAGAGGAGCCACCTCGCCGTCCTCTGGTGCTGCACATCCATTGCCCAGGGAGCACCATGGAAGGCATCGGGGTCATCCCCGACCTCAACTCACCGGCGGTGGCGACAATGGCGGCAACCAGCTTCGGTCCTCAGGCCAGCCCCTCCACCAATGGTGGCAACCACGCCACCATCACCTCCTTCACCACCGCCAACATGACCTCCAGCCTCGCCGGGAGTACCACGGCCGTCCACCCGAGCTTCACGGTTGGGACCATGGCGGCTCGCCAGGGTGCACTACCGTTCTTCAAAGATGACGGTGGCCCCTCGCCGACGTCCTCCGCGACGAGCCATGCGGCGGCCCGCCGCACCGAGCCCCCTCGAGAGCATCGCGGCCGTTGACCGCCGCCTGGGCATCCGGCGTGGCACATGGAGCCCCGCCGCACTGGGGCTCTCCTCCGAGAGCTGAACGGCTGGCCGACGGCCGGTACTAGGGGGCGGCGCAATGGAGGTGGAGGCGTGGGGTGGCGTGACCACGTTGGCGTCGCGGCTTCGCGTGGCTGCGCAACTCTCAAGCTAGGAGCtcggtggcagcggcggtggcggcttaGGGGGAGGCGCAGTTAGGGATTGGGAACCCTAACTAGGTCCTCTACCCTTTTACACGCGTTGCGACCGGATGGGCCGCTTGGGCTGCGTGGGTTGCCACAGGCCGGAGCTGGCCTGCAGGCCAGACCGGTGGTACGGCCTGCACAGTCGCCACACTGGTGGGTTGCCATGGGCCGAGCCCAGACTAGGCCACCTTGCTTCCTCTGTTTTACAAGATAGTCCCCAAGCTTACCTTTATTTACATGTTTAGAATATTCTATTATGCATGTTTATGTTTTAACCCCTGATTATTCTGTAAATATGTGTTGTCATGCACATTGTTAAATATACCATCAGAATATTAGCACCTATGTAATAAGGATGCCAATATTACCGCAGTAATTGAGCATCATAATGATCCACAGATTTTTCATTGATGTTAGAACGATCTTTACATGTGCAATTTATCTTTTTGCATGATTAATACTTAATCAATATTTTACATCATATAGAACATAAagcaaaattaaaattaaggtGATGCGACCTAGTCACTGGCTGCGATAAGTTCTTTTCTAAGAATTTATCTGCCTAGAGACCGTGCTTTTAGGCAGTTTTTGCTCATCACTGAGAGGTCTACATTTTTTTGATGACTACCTTCAATGTGTATatccaattttcatataaatggaCAACATTACATATGACTATCAAGTCACTTATTCCTACAGGAATTAAAATACCCTATACCTTAATTGTTATTGTAAGAATCATCTTACATTCACTATTTTGCTCACTTTACAACACAAATTTACCTCCGTAAATTAATCCTATACATGGTTCTCTCATGTAGGAAAATGGCTCATTTAATCAACAAAGATTTCACTGAACTTGCAGCAGATGGTAGCGACTATCTGACTTGGACTATAAATGTAAAAATAGTGCTTATAACAAAAGGTTTCATTGGAACACTTAATGAACCTAATCCACAAGCTCCTATTCCTGAAGTAGACAAGTTTAGAACCTTGCACTTTCTAAGGCATCATCTTCATCCAgatctaaaaaaataaatacatcATGGAAGATGATCCTAAGAAACTTTGGGATTCACTCAAAGAGCGCTATTATCAACAGCAAAGTGTAATTTTGTCAGAAGCAACACGCGAGTGGTCTCTGCTCCATCTTATGGATTTCAAATCTGTTGCAGAATACAATTTTGCAGTTCATAAGATTTGTTCCAAGCTTCATTTCTATAATCAACCTTTGGATGATGCAGAAATGATTGAAAAGTCTTTGTCTACATTTCTCCCTGCAAATAGGATATTATAACAGCATTACCGTTGCCACAACTACACCAAATATTCTGACTTAATATATGATTAACTTCAAGCAAAAAAACATGATGAGCTCTTAACAAAGAACCATCATTTGTGCCCTGTGGGTGCAACACATCTACCTAAAGTTCACTTCAATGCTCAGAATAACAACAAAAAGTTTGGTGCTAAGAACTCTAAAAGAATTTCAAGGGAAAATGGAACAAGGAGAATTACCAGAAAGGCAAAGGTTCTAACAAAGGCAAATGCACTTTTAAGAAACATACTCATCATGACAACTCTCAAGTTTGTCAAAGGTATGGTTGTGACAACCACACTACTAGAAAGTGTCACCCTACCAAGCATTTGGTTGATTTATACCAAAATATGTTGAAAAGCAAGTTCATGGGACAAGTTTGAAGCGCACTTCACTACTCAATCTACTAACGCCAGTTGCTCCAAAGATGTTCCCGCGGAACACAACAATGAGAAGATCCCACCGTAGTTGGATGACTTGTACTGACGATATACTCGTGGAAAACACTGACGGCATGTTTAGAGACATGAATTAGTCTCCATTATCCCCAAAATAACTTAGTTCTATAATTCATATTTATGTAATATTGTGTTGTAAATATTTGTCGTCACAAGTATTGTAAGACATATGATACTTATGCAAATAAAATATGTACATATATAATCGATAAGTCAAAATCTTAATTTTGATTTACTCATTTTAGATTATCCCACAGGAACAATccaaatggaggaagaaatTTGTTTGGTGGATAGTTGCACCACCAACACCATACTCAGAGAAATTAAATATTTCCAAACTATCAAAAAGAGTAAAGGAAACGTCACAACTATCGCGGGCTGTGATGCTGTGATTGTTGGTTCCGGTCGGGCCACAATAATTCTCCCTATGGGTACTCAAATAGTAATTGAGGATGCACTCATGTATCCTAATTCAACTTGTACCCTATTGAGTTACAAAGATATCCGTCACAATGGATTTCATATGGAAACACATGTTGACAACAAAGATGAATATATATTCATCACTAAAAATGTTTGAGAAAATTCCTTCCCTATCAACAGGATTGTATTACACATACATCAAACCCGTACAACATGTTGCATACAAGATAATTTTAAAATCTTGATATCTTCAAGGTTTGGCATGATCGTCTTGGTCATCCCGAAATtgggatgatgagaaaaattATCGGCTTCATATGGAAACACATGTTGACAACAAAGATGAATATATATTCATCACTAAAAATGTTTGAGAAAATTCCTTCCCTACCAACAGGATTGTATTACACATACATCAAACCCGTACAACATGTTGCATACAAGATAATTTTAAAATCTTGATATCTTCAAGGTTTGCCATGATCGTCTTGGTCATCCCGAAATtgggatgatgagaaaaattATCAGCAATTCAATTGGTCACAAATTGAACACTTCAAAATTTCCCAAGCCTTTAGACTTTGTGTGCACTGCATGTGCCATAGAAAAATTAATTTTAAGACCCTCTTATCTTAAAATTAAAGCTGAACCACTACAATTTCTTGAACGCATTCAAAGAGATATTTGTGGTCCTATTCATCCATTAACTGGACCATTTAGGTACTTATTAATGCATCTACTAGATGGTCACATGTATGTTTACTGTCCACAATCAACCATACTTTTGCAAGGTTCATTGCTCAAATTATAAAATTAAGCGCACATTATCCTGAATATGCTATCAAATCCATCAGGATGGACAATGCCGCTGAGTTTTTCTCACATGCCTTCAATGACTATCGTATGGCTCTAGGCATTAATGTGGAATATTCTGTTCCTTATGTACATACACAAAATGGATTAGCCGAATCTCTTATCAAAAGAGTAAAATTAATTACTAGACCATTACTACAGAATTGCAAATGACCAACATCATGTTGGGGTCATGCGATCTTACACACCGCTGATTTGATTCAAATAAGACCTACTGCATACAATACAATTTCCCCGTTGCAGTTAGTACGTGGGAATCAACCAAGTATTTCCCATCTACGAAAATTCGATTGCGTTGTATACATACCGATTTAACCACTGTAGCGTACATCAATGGGCTCCCATAGAAAATTAGGGATATATGTGGGGTACAAATCACCGTCAATCATAAAGTATCTCGAGCCTCTTATAGGGACTTATTCACAGCCCAACACACTGATTGCATCTTCGATGAGGACAATTTCCCGGTATTAGGGGGAGACACTACGTACCAAACAAAATGTCAGGAAATAAATAGGAATGCCACAGTATTCAGTCCTTTGATCCACATACTATAGAATCTGAACATGAAGTTCAAAGATTATTCATTTGCAAAACATTGCAAATAATCTGCCAGAGGCATTTACCAACTACAAAGTTGTTACAGAATCATATAATCCTGCTGTTAATGTACCAGAAAGAGTAGCAATTCCTACTCAAGATCTCCCAAATCAAAATAAGAGGGGGAGAGGTACTGTTACAAAGGATAAGGCTGCACAAAAGCCTCCACGGAAATCAAGGAAGGTTACTTCCAAAGCGgtaaatgcaaatca encodes the following:
- the LOC101779326 gene encoding ras-related protein RABF2b, which encodes MAANAGNKIRNAKLVLLGDVGAGKSSLVFRFVKGQFVEFQESTIGAAFFSQTLAVNDETVKFEIWDTAGQERYHSLAPMYYRGAAAAIVVYDITNPASFTRAKKWVQELQAQGNPNTIVALAGNKADMLDARQVPAEEAKTYAQENGLFFMETSAKTAINVNDIFYEIAKRLLQGQQDPSPQAGMVLNQRPNERMVSSSSCCS